The Thermotoga sp. Ku-13t genomic sequence ACCAGAAAGGCGAAGAAGAGCGCGACCTTTTTCGTTGAAACCACCCCCACAACATCGAGTTTAGCACTTTCTGAGCTGAAGCTGATTCAAACTTCTTTTTTGGAGCTATCTCTTTACGAAACAAAGGGTTTGCATTTTTTGATGGGACGTTGTATGATAGAATAAAAACATGGGTGGAGGTGAAAGTACATGAGGAAATTCAAAGGTATGTCAAAAGGCTTCACACTGATTGAACTTTTGATCGTTCTGGCAGTGATCGCAGCGTTGCTGGCGATCGTGACACCGATTGCGTTGAATGCCGTGGCGCAGGCTAAGGCAACGCAAGTAGCTGCGAATTTTAGGAACATCAGGTCTGCTCTTGAGAGCTATGTTTATACGCAGCGTTCAACTCCAACCAATTTGGATGCTCTTGTTTCGAACGGATATCTGAATAATAAACCCGACAGTTTCTCAATTCAATACGAAGCAGGTTCTAGCAGCGCTGACAAGTTTGTTTACAAGATCAAATACACAGGCTCTGTTGATACGACCAAACTCTTCAGTATACTACCGGAAGCTACAGGAACAGCTGGTGATATAACCTTAACTGTAACTCTTGCCGCATGGTGGTAATTACACTATATGTCCACAAAGCCGGCGCCCCGCCGGCTTTGTTTTTTTATCCCTTCAGCTGGACTATTTTATTTTTCTCTCCCAGTATCGCTACCTTAGGACCTGTGTATTCATTTTCGTCGAAGAGCCCAAAGCTCATGATAATGATTTTATCTCCAACTTCCACAAGCCTCGCGGCGGCTCCATTCAAAGCTATCACACCGCTGTTTGGTTTTCCTTTTATCACGTAGGTTTCGAACCTCGCACCGTTGTTAACGTCTGCCACCAGGACGAGTTCGTTCTCTTTCAGATCCACCGCTTTCATGAGTTCTTCATCTATTTCTATACTCCCTTCGTACTCTAAGTTCTTTGCCGTCACCGTGGCCATGTGGAGCTTAGATTTCAGCATGAAGCGCATCATCGTGAACACCTCCATTTCAAATTATAATGTTGCTGGGTGGGAGCATGAACATATTTCTGGCAGCTGCAACGAGCGTGGCGCTGGTGCTTTCCGGTGGAGGCGCGCGAGGGGCTTATCAGATAGGTGTATGGAAGGCGTTACGTGAGCTGAACATAAACATCGTTGCCGTTTACGGAACCTCCGTGGGAGCGATCAACGGTGCCCTCATCGCCTACGGTGATTACGACTTCGCCGAAAGAGCATGGCTCGAGGTGAATTTCGAAGATGTGATGAACGTTCCTGAAGAGATGAAAAAGATTCTGAGTGGAGGACTGTTCGAGGTCAACATCTTCAAAGCTTTTGAGGTTGCGAGGGATTTGATCCAGAGTGGTGGTATAGACATCAGTCCGTTGAGAGAGAAGTTGAAAAGCCTGCTGCCGGAAGATAAGATAAGGAATTCGAAAGTTCACTACGGCCTCGTGACTTACTGCATCAGCGATCTGAAGCCCTACATGCTCTACATAGAAGATATCCCTGAAGGCATGCTCGCAGATTACATACTCTCCAGCGCCAACTTCCCCCTGTTCAAAAGAGAAGAGATCTCTGGGAAGCTTTTCATCGACGGTGGTGTCTACAGCAACGTCCCGGTGCGCATGGCGGTTGAGAAAGGCTGGGAGAACATACTCGTTGTGGACATAGGCACGATCGGGCTGACGGACATACTGGACTATCTGAGAGTTTTTCGTGATCGGAGCCGCATCGGATACATCAGACCGAGGGAACATTTCGGGAACGTGCTGAATTTCGATAGAGAAGTGATCAGAAAATACTTCATCGAAGGCTATCTCGACACGCTCGCTTATTTCGGAAGACTGCACGGTGAATATTACTATCTTTCGAGCGATGAGGACGTTTTGAAGCAGATGTATACGAAACTCAGCATCGAGGAGAGAGACATCGCGGCAACCTTGCTCGGCATCAAAATTCCTTCCCATTCGCCCGCGGAACAACAGTACGAATCTTTCATACTTCCCCGCCTGAGGCTTGAGACTCTGGCGTTCTTTGAAGAGTCCAGGAAAGTATCGCTCCGGCTGCTCGAAAATCTGGCGAAGATTTTGAGGGTGGAGAGATTAAGAATTTACACTCCACTCGAACTCCTGGAGGCCATTGTCCGCAGCGGTGAACCGAAAGATCTTTTGAGCAAACTGGCAATGCAGATCAGATACAGGAAACTCCTGGATTTCGTTCTGTTTCTTCACAAGAACAGCACAGACAAAAAATGAATCAGGTATAATATAACCAAAAGGTAAAAACTATGGGGGAACACAAATGCGTGGATTCACCCTTGTGGAAGCTTTGATCATCATGATCGTTCTTTCCATAGTGCTGGCGACCGCCGGGATCCTGATGAACAGCATCTACAAGAACTCTATCTTATCGTTCGACAGAATTACGGCTCAAAGTGAGCTTTTCAAGGTCGATGCTACCATCCGGAGGGAACTGCTGAAGGCTGGGCCGCAGATAGAAAGTCTGACAGTATCGGAAACATCTATAGAATTCGACGCCATCGTGCCGTTCTCGAAACAATCTTACGGAACATACGCTCCTGCAACCAGATTGCATTACAACATCGTTTTTTCCGACGGGAAGCTCGAACTTCAGGTGGAGGTTGATGGTTCTACAGTAACAAAGATTGAGCTCGGGAAACTTGAGAACTGCGTTTTCAGCAAAGACACGAGTCGACCGAACCTGGTCAGGTACACCCTTGTTAAAAGGAGCAGTACAGCGGTGTACCAGCACAGTTCCTCGTTCTTACTTTACAACTTGAAATGAGGTGGAACTGTGAGAAAAGGGTTCGCGCTGGTGTTAACCATAGTTGTTCTGATTATAGCTTCTGTCTTCGCGGTGGCTGTTCTGACGAACCTATCGGCCCATGTGAAAACGGTCAATTTGGAGAGCACCAGAAATTTCGCTCAACTTGATGCACAGAACATTTTGCAACTGTCTGTGGCGTTCATCAGGCCAAAATTCAGCGGTATAAGAGGTGTCACCTTGAACTGGGTAAGCGCCAGTGTTGCGGAACGGGTGAACTGGTGGAACTCGTTCAAGAACTGGCTGTTCAGCCAATCTGATGGAGACTTCTGGAAGAATTTCTTTCAGAGAGTGGACGAGAACAGATATTTCGATGTGAGCCAGATTCAGGAGTTCAGTCAGATCCTAAGGCAGTACGGTTTGAACTGTGCAAGCGTTGTTCTACCCATCACCGGAAGTTACATGGTTGGTGGAAATCCTTATTCGGTCCTGGTGGTCAGCAAAGGCAACAGAGGAAAAGTCGAATCTTACGCACTCGCCGTTCTGGCAGTCGATTTTTTGAACAAGTATGCGTATTTCACTGAGAAAGAGATCAGACCAGGCGGTGGCCCAATATACTTCATCAGTCGGGAAGTGGTCGATGGTCCGTTGAGATCGAACGACACGATATACATATCGGGCAATCCAACGTTCAAATCCGCCGTTGAGGTGAAAGATGTGGTCATACAGAGAGGCACTCCAAACTTTCAGATGGGCTGGTACAGATTGACGCAGCAAGATATTGAAGATTACAACATGAACAAGATAAAGCAGAACTACGCGAGCGATCTGGAAGTGCTCGTTACCGACATGAGAAGCTTTCTGAGCAGTTCAGGTGAGATGGGCATAAAACTCAATCTTGAAGGCAAGCGGATAAAAGTTGGCAACAACGTCAGAACGGCTCAAAAACTGATCGTTGAGTTCAAAAGTGCCCAGGGTCAGGGAAACGATCATTTCATGAAAGTGTATGTAGAGTATAAAGAGGGTTCCAGGATTGGTACGGATGCTCTGTTCACCATAAAACCTCACAACGACACACAGAAGATTGTCATCCACGGTGAAAACGCCAGAAAATGGTTGGGAATAGAAGACCTGCAGGTTGAAGAAAAAACCATCAATTTCAACGGAGTTCTTCTTTGTGATCTAACTATCGCACTGAAAAACAACTCGAACAGCGATAAACCCATGTACGTGGATGGAAAATACACCATCTATTCGAAGAAGGACGTGGAGATATACGATCACATCGTTTATGAGGACTTTCGAGACCTTCTCCCTCACAACACCATAGATAGGATCGTGATTGATGAGAATCTTGTTCAGCAGATGAGAAACGCCACGAGGACAGATTTTCTCAACATTGTGGCAAACGGGTACGTCCGGGTGATGGAGAAGCAGAAAAACCTCAAGATCACGGCGAGCATATATTCTTTCGACGAAAGTTTCGAGGTTAAGAACTACAATAGCGGTGCTCCTGCAGGTCAGCTCACGATATTTGGTTCTTTGATGCAGAATTATCGAGGTCCGGTCGGTACTTTTTCTGGTGATACGGTACAGACAGGCTACTACAAAAATTACATTTACGATTACAAGATACTGGAGGGCTTCAGTGCGATAGGAACTCCAGCAAAGCGTGAAGGAGTCGTACTGCTTGCGATCAGGGGGCTGTACTGATGAGAAACGGTATGACACTCGTGGAGGTGCTGGTTTCTCTGCTGCTGATAGCCATAACGCTCACGTTCGGATTCGAAGCGATCGTGAGCGCTTTAAGCACTGTGAACAGAGAGGAATTTCAGGTCAAGGCAGTTTCTCTCTTGAACTTCGTGCAGAGTCACCTGGCTCAGTTCAGGGTTGGGGTGGAACTGCCCAACGATGTTGTTCAGCAGATCAACAGTGCTTTTCATGGAAGCTTGGAAAGTGCTTATCCGAGGGTCCGAAACATCCAATCTACCAGGTTGAACCTGAACGTTTCAGGCGGCGCAGTCACGTACAGAGTGGTTGAAGTGGAGATTGAAAAAAAGAAAGGTCAGGTCGAACATTTCACTCTCATCTTTGGTTTTTGAAGAAGGTTCAGTCGATCTCAGGTGGCAGATTCCTCGAACAGCGTGCCCGTGCCGCTTTCCCGTTTGACGAGCTTGTAGGCCAGTTTTGCCACCGCACCTGCGGTATGCACTTTCAAATCCTTCTTTTCTTCCTCACAGAATTTGTCCACGTCCTCCAGGCGTTTCTTCACCGCTTCGGGGTCTGCCTTCAGAATGTTCTTCACCGTGGTGCTGGAGGTACCCAGATACTGTGCTATGAATTCGTCGCTCTTCGTGTACTCCTGTTTCAGGACAACGGCGATGCACGCGCGTGCGAGTGACGCCAGCCAGGTCAGGTTCCTGTGCTGAGCGAGTTTGTTGAGACCTCCGAGCAACTCGATCGATTTGAACAGAACCTTCGTAGCCATCTGTTCGATCTGTTTTTCTAAGTCTGCAGGCTTTGGTTCCAAGATCATCTTTCTCACCTCCCCCCGAGCGGATTAGTGATCCTCACGAGGCCTGTTTCTGTGATTTCCATGATGTAGGTTCGGGTATCGTGACCCGAAAGCCTGCATCCATCGATTCTGAAAAGTCTGACGATGTCTCCAACCTGTTTTCCATATATTTTTGACTTGTAAGGACTGTCCACAAGCTCCTTCGCGAGAACGAAACAACCATCCACGATGTGGCTCACCGCGTATCCTCCGGCAGCCTCAGCGGTGAGTTCTTCGTGCCCGCTTCGCTTCTGTGAAACGAACAGTGCGGTCTGGTACCATTTCTTCATGAAGTTGAACAGTCGGCGCACGATCGTGCGCGCAGCAACTTCCCTGTTCTCGTAAAGTCCAGTGACGGAATCTATGACCACGAACTTCACCTTGTATTCCTTTATAACATGCGCGAGCGTTGTGAGCAGGTCCGGAATGTTCTCCCTGAGAGTCGCGTGGGAAGCCGCATCGATCAAGATTATGTTCTTCTCGACCTTGCTAGGATCGTAACCCATCGCGGCGGCGCGCGCCTCGAGCCCCCTCGCCACGAAGACTGCTGGGGATTCAACCGTTATGAACGCCACCTTTTCACCGCGAACCGCCTGGGCAACGGCGAACTGTTCTGCGAGGAGAGATTTTCCAGTATCTGAAACTCCTGTGACGTTGATGACGGCATAAGCCGGAATTCCCCCAAGAAGTTTTTTAACAGGCTTTCCGTCCTTGACCTCCACCGTGAAGAACAGCTCATCCAGGCCTTCGACTCCGGTTGGAACGCCGACGATCTTGGGGCTTTGTTTCACCGCCTCGCCCATCACGATGATACTTTCTTCAACTATCCTTGGTTCGACCTGAGATTCGTAACCTTCGTAGCGTTCCATCGTTCACACCCCCAAAATTCAATTTTAAACTGCGAACCCAATAAAAAAGCGCCGGCGTGGAGCCGGCGCCTTCCTGGGGTGGGGTCTCACTCGATGTATTCTTCGAGCGCGTCGATGAACTCTTCATTGAGGAACACTGGACCTCTGAATCCATCAAACTTCCAGCTAAGCCTCGGTTCGCCGCACGTCATGACCCTTCTGAGTCTGTAAGTTTGCATGAGTTGTTGCAACTGCTCTATTCTGATGGTTTGTTCGATCCTTTCACGCAATTGTTGCAAGATCTCTGCGCGCTTTTGGTTGAGTTCTCTGAGTTTGTTTCTGAACTCGTAGACTGTCATGTTCTTGGACTGATCGTAAAGATCTTTGTATTCCTCTTCGAGTGCTTCGAGTTTTGTCTTGGTTTCTTTGATCGCGTCGAGCATCTGCTGGGCCTGCTCCTTGGTGAGATTCATTTCTTTGAACATTTCCTCGTAAGTGAACTGCTGCCTTGCCTGATATCTCGGTGCCGGTGCTACCGGCTGTTTCCAAGCTGGAGCGAACCTCTGCATCGGCAGAGCCGGCATGAATCTGTTAACCTGTGGAACGTTTCCGAACCTTCCTGCTGCAAAACTCACCGCCGTTGCCAAAATCACCAGTGCGACTGTGAGTACTAAGAATCTTTTCACCTCAACCACCTCCTGTGGATTTTTTGTTTCCATTTCTATTGTCCTCCCATGAAAGATTTTTGTTCTGGTTTTTAAGAAAACTCTAATTTTTTGTCCTGAACAGGTTCGCTCTTAGAATCTTTTGGGGGAGGGTGCGCGCGTGGATGGACAGCAGGTTCTAGACACGGTAAGGTTCATCAGTCAGTTTCACAGGGCGAGGGGTAGTGATGAGTACAGCCTTTTGGTAGAGAGATTGAAGGAGCTTTTGATCTCTTGGGGGATAAAAGAGGACCAGATCGAGGTGTTCGAGTATTCCACCGGCGGCATCAGATACGGCAACTTCGATTCGACGATGGTGTGGAACATCAGAGATGCAGAACTGTGGCTCGAAAGTCCCCGAACTTTCCTCAGCAGTTTCAAATCCTGCAAGACTTCAGTACTGTTCGGGAGCAATCCAACTCATGGCTGGAAAACCTTAGAGCTCGTCGATGAAAGTTACACGGGGGATCTGTCTGATAAAGCAGTGCTCGTGCAGATGAATCCCTCGAAGGCGTTCAAGCAGTTCGTCGAGGAACGCAACGCGAAGTGCCTGCTCGTTTACTTCATGAGGGCTCAGGATGAATCGATCGGGAGAACGCCGAACCAGATGCCCGATACGACGAACTATATCGCGTTGCCACACACGCTGAAGGCCAGCCAGCACGGAGCCTTCGGTTTTTCTCTAACTTACAGACAGCACCAGTTTCTGAAGAACCTTGCGAACAAAGGTTTCAAGGTGAGACTCTTCATAGACAGCGAGCTGAAAACTGGTACAATGAAGGTTCTCAGAATACGCTTTACTGGTTCTCTCAAGAAGAAGATCGGCATCGTGGCGCATCTGTGTCATCCGAGTCCGGGTGCGAACGACAACGCCTCCGGTGCAGCACTGGCCCTGCACCTCTGCAGAGAGCTCAGGGAAAAACCTCTGGCGTTCGGAGTGGACGTGATTCTGCTGCCAGAGTTCTACGGTGCTATTCCATACGCGGCCCAGCACAGCGATTACGAGTTCGTGATCAATCTGGACATGGTGGGGGAGGACCAGCAAAAGACAGGCTCGACGCTGTTGCTTCACGAAACGCCACCACTTCTGAACACGGTCTACGATGAGCTTTTGTACGATTCGATACTGCTGTTCGCACCGTCGAGCTCCGATTCTTTCAGTAAAAGGTTCTACCGCAGCACGTTCAAGTCTGGCTCGGACCACTCGGTCTTCGAAAATTACTCTGTACCTTCTCCCTTCCTGGGCCAGTGGCCTGACAGGTATTACCACACGAGCGACGACACACCGGACAAGTGCGATCCAACAATGTTCGAATGGGTTGGAAAGGCGGTTCTGAGAACTTTAGAATTGGCACACGCAGTTCCAGGATACGTCGTCGAGCACGCCTATGGAAGATTGAACGGCTTTCTGAAAAAGGTGGATGGGAAACCTGGTGCCGACATCGTTGCGAACGTTGTGAAGAGGGCTCACGGTGAGAAGATTGAACCTTTGCAGGCGAAGGTTCACATAGCTCCATCGACCGAGGGGCCATTAGGTTACGAGTGGTTCGACAAAGCGGGGGAGCTTTCGGAGAAGAGAGAGATCGTGAACCTCGGAGAAGTGATACAGCTCTGTGCGCGGTACCTTCAGGACTACGACGCGACGATAAGTTTCGCCTCGACGTATTTGAACATAGACGAAAAGACGACTCAAGATGTGATCGACATACTTCTGAAGAACGACTTTTTGAGGCGTGTCAGCTGACGATTTTCAGCCCGAGAGATCTGGCTTTGTTGACCACCTTCACAAGCTCTTCACGAACGATGCGCCTGCTCAGCTCGGGATACTCCCGTGCCCTGTAAGCGGGATAGTACTGCGCCATGATGTTCACAGGAATATCTGTGGAGACGGATGCGATCAGTTCGAGTACCCTCTCGCTCGAAGAGGCATCGTTCGGCATGACTAAGTGCCTCACGAAGACGCCGCGAACGGCTATTTTATTTTCTATCCTGAGTGGTCCAACCTGCCTGTACATTTCTTCGAGCGCGCTTTTGGCGATACTGGTGTAATTCGATACCCGCGAATATTTGAACGCTTTCTCATCGTCTCCATACTTGAAATCGGGCATGTATATGTCCACGATACCGTCGAGAAGTCTCAGTGTCTCGATGGACTCATAACCGCCGCAGTTGTACACGATGGGAATCTTCAAACCTTCTTTCCAGGCCCTGGACAGAGCTTCGACGATCATGGGAACCTGGTGCGTCGGGCTCACCAAATTGATGTTGTGACAGCCCATTCTCTGGAGTCTGAGCATGATCTTTGAGAGATCTTCAACGTTTATCTCTTTCCCCACACCCAATTGACTTATCTCCCAGTTCTGGCAGAAGACGCAGTTGAGGTTGCAGTTGGTGAAGAATATCGTTCCAGACCCGCTGAACCCTACAAGAAAACTTTCCTCACCTAAGTGTGGCCCGAAACTTGAAACGAAAGGCCTGGCATTCGTTTTACAGGCTCCGTTCTTCGAAACGAGCCTGTTCACGCCACAGCTTCTCGGACAAAGGTTGCAGCTTTGTAGAATTTTATAAAGCTTTTCTATCCTCTCATTCAGTTCGACTTCGTTCAACCTCATTTCTTCTCCTCGAGCTCCACCCTCCTGAGCAGCTCGAGCTGTTTTCGAAGTTCCTTGACGCCCATGTTCTTGAGTACGAACCTGCACACGGCGTACTCGAAAGGTAGCCACGTGACGTGCCCCGACGGGATGATGTATCGTTTTGGTCTTCCGAGTGCTTCCCACAAAAGCCTCCTGCTCCTCTTAGGTAAAGCTCTATCGAAGAGCGCTTCGACGAAGATTATCCTGTCTTTCCTCACGAACCTGGCGTAAGCGAGCGGATCGAGCTTCAAATAGGGATGTATGTCTGAACGTTGCATCTGCTCGACAGTCTCAAACTGTGACAGTTTCTTGATGTCTTCGTCGAACACCTTCAAAAAGCTCTCTTTCTGCCCGACACCGTATGGAGCTTCCCTGAGAAGTTTTTCGTTCCTTCTGAAGAATGCCAGCGTTGGAGAGTACCACAGCAACGTGGCCATCTCACCTCCCACGGTCATCAGGATCGTTTTTTCGAAATCTTCATTCACTGCGTTGAGCAACACCGCGACCATACCTCCGAGGCAGAAGCCGAACAGGAAAGCCTTTGCAAGCCAGAGGCCTTCTTGTTTCATCCAATCCATAACGCTGAGCACATCGACGACGGATTGTTCCCAGAACCTCGCGGCGCGCTCAACGTTCGTATCGAAGAAATCTTTTCCACTGGTAGAACCATGCGCGACGCGCGTGAAGTTGCCAGGCAGTATGGGCATCAGCACGCGAACGCCCGCGTTGGCAAGATGAGTCGCCATCCACAGCAAAAACGGCACGTTCGTCGAACCAAGGCCGTGCAGCACGAACAGATTCCCCAGCACATTTTCCTTCGGTTCGAAGAGAAAAGTTTCGACGATCTCGGTGCCCTTCATGGGTCTTTCGTACAGCGTATGAAATTTCAACAGGGACGCTCTGAATTTTTTCGCTTTGAATATGTAACCTAGTGTGAACTCTATGGGCTTTTTTTGATATTCAAACGATACGTTCAACCTGACCACCTTCTGAGAGAAATTCTACCGTTTTCTCCAGGATTCGTCTGGTTTCGTCGTCTCTCAGAACGAATTCAAAACCATGGTCGGCTTTGTGGTGCGTCAACAAAACAACGCGACAGCCGAGCCGTTTGAGTTTCCCATACATTTTGACCGAAGACTGGTACGGAACGACGGAATCTTTCTTCCCGTGGACCAGCAGAATTGGTGGCATGAGTTTGTGGACAACGTTGATGGGAGAATATTTTTGAAGCACGTTGCTCGATCTGAGGGGAAATCTTTTCAGCGTGGTGATCAGCGCGATCCTGGCGAACAGAGAAGACGATTCGAGGATGTCTCTCAGATCACATGGAGCGTAGTAAGCAACCACGCTTTTGACAGATCTATACATCCTCGCCGCGGTGAGCAGTGCCAGATGCCCCCCAGCAGACAGTCCCATGAGCGAAATGGGTAGGTCGGCAAGGTTGAGTTTCGATCTGTTTTCGTCGAGAAAAACGATCGCTTGACTCAGTTCTTCGATCAACTGGTCTATCTTGGCTCTGTACCCGCGAGAATAATCGATCGCCGCGACGATGAATCCCCTCGAAACGAGGAACCTGTACCAAGAAAGGTTGTTGGGCTGTCTTCTATAACCGCTGATCCAGCCACCACCGTGGGCGAAGAGAACGATCCCTCTTGGTTTGATGCGGGGATAGAACACATCGATCCAGAGGTTCTTCATGTACTGAAAGGTTTTCACCTGTGACCAGGGCTTTTTCTCAACCTTGAATGGTAATTTCCCGAACACCGCCCGGCGAATGTATGGGAGGTTGAAGAGCGCGATGACGATGAGAAAAAGCACAAAACTCAAAGAAGCGCTGACCAAAAGCAACGCCAGTTTGAGTAAGATCCTTGCTCTATTCAAAAGCTTCTCTTTTCTCTTCACTCCACTCCTCCTGGAAAAGCGCAATACCGAACACTAAAATGCTGACGTTATGAATCCTGAATCTTGTTTTCAAAAACGCGTATCTTTTACGATCACACAACCGCGCAGAATTCCTTTCATAT encodes the following:
- a CDS encoding type II secretion system protein, which translates into the protein MRKFKGMSKGFTLIELLIVLAVIAALLAIVTPIALNAVAQAKATQVAANFRNIRSALESYVYTQRSTPTNLDALVSNGYLNNKPDSFSIQYEAGSSSADKFVYKIKYTGSVDTTKLFSILPEATGTAGDITLTVTLAAWW
- the panD gene encoding aspartate 1-decarboxylase, whose product is MMRFMLKSKLHMATVTAKNLEYEGSIEIDEELMKAVDLKENELVLVADVNNGARFETYVIKGKPNSGVIALNGAAARLVEVGDKIIIMSFGLFDENEYTGPKVAILGEKNKIVQLKG
- a CDS encoding patatin-like phospholipase family protein — protein: MNIFLAAATSVALVLSGGGARGAYQIGVWKALRELNINIVAVYGTSVGAINGALIAYGDYDFAERAWLEVNFEDVMNVPEEMKKILSGGLFEVNIFKAFEVARDLIQSGGIDISPLREKLKSLLPEDKIRNSKVHYGLVTYCISDLKPYMLYIEDIPEGMLADYILSSANFPLFKREEISGKLFIDGGVYSNVPVRMAVEKGWENILVVDIGTIGLTDILDYLRVFRDRSRIGYIRPREHFGNVLNFDREVIRKYFIEGYLDTLAYFGRLHGEYYYLSSDEDVLKQMYTKLSIEERDIAATLLGIKIPSHSPAEQQYESFILPRLRLETLAFFEESRKVSLRLLENLAKILRVERLRIYTPLELLEAIVRSGEPKDLLSKLAMQIRYRKLLDFVLFLHKNSTDKK
- a CDS encoding prepilin-type N-terminal cleavage/methylation domain-containing protein — its product is MRGFTLVEALIIMIVLSIVLATAGILMNSIYKNSILSFDRITAQSELFKVDATIRRELLKAGPQIESLTVSETSIEFDAIVPFSKQSYGTYAPATRLHYNIVFSDGKLELQVEVDGSTVTKIELGKLENCVFSKDTSRPNLVRYTLVKRSSTAVYQHSSSFLLYNLK
- a CDS encoding prepilin-type N-terminal cleavage/methylation domain-containing protein; this translates as MRNGMTLVEVLVSLLLIAITLTFGFEAIVSALSTVNREEFQVKAVSLLNFVQSHLAQFRVGVELPNDVVQQINSAFHGSLESAYPRVRNIQSTRLNLNVSGGAVTYRVVEVEIEKKKGQVEHFTLIFGF
- a CDS encoding KaiC domain-containing protein; amino-acid sequence: MERYEGYESQVEPRIVEESIIVMGEAVKQSPKIVGVPTGVEGLDELFFTVEVKDGKPVKKLLGGIPAYAVINVTGVSDTGKSLLAEQFAVAQAVRGEKVAFITVESPAVFVARGLEARAAAMGYDPSKVEKNIILIDAASHATLRENIPDLLTTLAHVIKEYKVKFVVIDSVTGLYENREVAARTIVRRLFNFMKKWYQTALFVSQKRSGHEELTAEAAGGYAVSHIVDGCFVLAKELVDSPYKSKIYGKQVGDIVRLFRIDGCRLSGHDTRTYIMEITETGLVRITNPLGGR
- a CDS encoding OmpH family outer membrane protein — its product is MKRFLVLTVALVILATAVSFAAGRFGNVPQVNRFMPALPMQRFAPAWKQPVAPAPRYQARQQFTYEEMFKEMNLTKEQAQQMLDAIKETKTKLEALEEEYKDLYDQSKNMTVYEFRNKLRELNQKRAEILQQLRERIEQTIRIEQLQQLMQTYRLRRVMTCGEPRLSWKFDGFRGPVFLNEEFIDALEEYIE
- a CDS encoding DUF4910 domain-containing protein, with product MDGQQVLDTVRFISQFHRARGSDEYSLLVERLKELLISWGIKEDQIEVFEYSTGGIRYGNFDSTMVWNIRDAELWLESPRTFLSSFKSCKTSVLFGSNPTHGWKTLELVDESYTGDLSDKAVLVQMNPSKAFKQFVEERNAKCLLVYFMRAQDESIGRTPNQMPDTTNYIALPHTLKASQHGAFGFSLTYRQHQFLKNLANKGFKVRLFIDSELKTGTMKVLRIRFTGSLKKKIGIVAHLCHPSPGANDNASGAALALHLCRELREKPLAFGVDVILLPEFYGAIPYAAQHSDYEFVINLDMVGEDQQKTGSTLLLHETPPLLNTVYDELLYDSILLFAPSSSDSFSKRFYRSTFKSGSDHSVFENYSVPSPFLGQWPDRYYHTSDDTPDKCDPTMFEWVGKAVLRTLELAHAVPGYVVEHAYGRLNGFLKKVDGKPGADIVANVVKRAHGEKIEPLQAKVHIAPSTEGPLGYEWFDKAGELSEKREIVNLGEVIQLCARYLQDYDATISFASTYLNIDEKTTQDVIDILLKNDFLRRVS
- a CDS encoding radical SAM protein yields the protein MRLNEVELNERIEKLYKILQSCNLCPRSCGVNRLVSKNGACKTNARPFVSSFGPHLGEESFLVGFSGSGTIFFTNCNLNCVFCQNWEISQLGVGKEINVEDLSKIMLRLQRMGCHNINLVSPTHQVPMIVEALSRAWKEGLKIPIVYNCGGYESIETLRLLDGIVDIYMPDFKYGDDEKAFKYSRVSNYTSIAKSALEEMYRQVGPLRIENKIAVRGVFVRHLVMPNDASSSERVLELIASVSTDIPVNIMAQYYPAYRAREYPELSRRIVREELVKVVNKARSLGLKIVS
- a CDS encoding alpha/beta hydrolase translates to MNVSFEYQKKPIEFTLGYIFKAKKFRASLLKFHTLYERPMKGTEIVETFLFEPKENVLGNLFVLHGLGSTNVPFLLWMATHLANAGVRVLMPILPGNFTRVAHGSTSGKDFFDTNVERAARFWEQSVVDVLSVMDWMKQEGLWLAKAFLFGFCLGGMVAVLLNAVNEDFEKTILMTVGGEMATLLWYSPTLAFFRRNEKLLREAPYGVGQKESFLKVFDEDIKKLSQFETVEQMQRSDIHPYLKLDPLAYARFVRKDRIIFVEALFDRALPKRSRRLLWEALGRPKRYIIPSGHVTWLPFEYAVCRFVLKNMGVKELRKQLELLRRVELEEKK
- a CDS encoding alpha/beta hydrolase yields the protein MKRKEKLLNRARILLKLALLLVSASLSFVLFLIVIALFNLPYIRRAVFGKLPFKVEKKPWSQVKTFQYMKNLWIDVFYPRIKPRGIVLFAHGGGWISGYRRQPNNLSWYRFLVSRGFIVAAIDYSRGYRAKIDQLIEELSQAIVFLDENRSKLNLADLPISLMGLSAGGHLALLTAARMYRSVKSVVAYYAPCDLRDILESSSLFARIALITTLKRFPLRSSNVLQKYSPINVVHKLMPPILLVHGKKDSVVPYQSSVKMYGKLKRLGCRVVLLTHHKADHGFEFVLRDDETRRILEKTVEFLSEGGQVERIV